The Amblyomma americanum isolate KBUSLIRL-KWMA chromosome 6, ASM5285725v1, whole genome shotgun sequence genome has a window encoding:
- the LOC144136239 gene encoding aurora kinase A-B-like, with amino-acid sequence MANKENQPENAMAAGAIEAACTDAGTDAGANKKKANLEWSLDDFEIGRPLGKGKFGNVYLAREKKSKYVIALKVMFKCQLKTNNVEHQLRREIEIQSHLRHPHILRLYGYFHDETRVYLILEYAPKGELYKELTKEKMFDDKKSATYIHQVCKALQYCHSKKVIHRDIKPENILIGYNGVLKIADFGWSVHAPSSRRETLCGTMDYLPPEMVESSVYDEKVDLWALGVLIYEFLVGKPPFESSSAKTTYDRIRRVDLKFPAHVSDDAKDLISKLLQKEPNKRASLEEVMSHPWITKNAECSAP; translated from the exons AAGAAAATCAG ccagagAATGCAATGGCTGCTGGCGCCATAGAAGCGGCATGCACTGATGCCGGCACTGATGCCGGCGCcaacaaaaaaaa AGCGAACTTGGAATGGAGCCTCGACGACTTCGAGATTGGGAGACCCTTAGGCAAAGGAAAGTTCGGAAACGTCTACCTTGCGCGAGAGAAGAAAAGTAAATACGTCATTGCACTGAAG GTTATGTTCAAGTGCCAGTTGAAGACCAACAATGTTGAACATCAGCTTCGAAGAGAGATAGAAATTCAGTCACATCTCAG GCATCCTCATATCCTGAGGCTATATGGTTACTTCCATGACGAAACAAGGGTTTATCTTATTCTGGAATATGCACCCAAAGGAGAGCTATACAAGGAGCTCACCAAGGAAAAGATGTTTGATGACAAGAAATCTGCTACT TACATCCACCAAGTTTGCAAGGCACTTCAGTACTGCCACAGCAAGAAAGTCATACACCGTGACATAAAGCCAGAGAACATCCTGATCGGTTACAACGGTGTGCTCAAGATAGCAGACTTTGGCTGGTCCGTCCATGCTCCGTCCTCAAG GCGTGAAACTCTGTGTGGAACTATGGATTACTTGCCACCCGAAATGGTTGAGAGCAGCGTCTATGACGAGAAAGTGGATCTCTGGGCTCTAGGTGTTCTAATCTACGAGTTCCTTGTCGGAAAGCCTCCTTTTGAGTCCAGCTCCGCAAAGACTACCTATGACAGGATCCGACGTGTGGACCTGAAGTTCCCTGCTCATGTCTCTGATGATGCCAAGGACCTCATTTCTAAG CTACTGCAGAAGGAACCGAACAAAAGGGCAAGCCTAGAGGAAGTGATGTCACACCCATGGATCACAAAGAATGCAGAATGTAGTGCCCCATAG